The following are from one region of the Lujinxingia vulgaris genome:
- a CDS encoding hemin-degrading factor — translation MLSTHTPDPSQLLNQLHTLKETEPNIRARRAAERLGVSEGELLASQIGQGVVRLDGDFKEMIKAFEAFGEVMALTRNESAVHEVHGRYEDISFNGQSGLVLNPMIDLRLFMWSWHHGFAVETPFRDGVRKSLQFFDIDGTAVHKVYLTKKTDEAAWDRFVQEHTAADQTPYLEAKAKKAKDPETPDAEIDVASFQKTWRELKDTHDFFGMLREFGVTRTQALRLAPEGYARQVSNESAVSVLEKAQAQELPIMVFVGSKGCIQIYSGKVNKLVRTGEWFNVLDPAFNLHLKDGEIAQAWVVTKPTVDGDVTALEVFDKDGEVIALFFGARKPGIPELAAWRELAHAL, via the coding sequence ATGCTGAGCACCCACACCCCCGATCCTTCGCAACTTCTCAACCAACTCCACACCCTGAAAGAGACCGAGCCCAACATCCGCGCGCGCCGCGCCGCCGAGCGCCTGGGCGTGAGCGAGGGCGAGCTCCTGGCGAGTCAGATTGGCCAGGGCGTGGTGCGCCTTGATGGGGATTTTAAGGAGATGATCAAGGCCTTTGAGGCCTTTGGCGAGGTCATGGCGCTGACCCGCAACGAGTCGGCGGTGCACGAGGTGCACGGCCGCTACGAGGATATCTCGTTCAACGGTCAGTCCGGCCTTGTGCTCAACCCGATGATCGATCTTCGGCTCTTTATGTGGTCCTGGCATCACGGTTTTGCGGTCGAGACGCCTTTCCGAGACGGCGTGCGCAAGAGCCTGCAGTTCTTCGACATCGACGGCACCGCCGTGCACAAGGTCTACCTGACCAAAAAGACCGACGAGGCCGCCTGGGATCGTTTTGTTCAGGAGCACACCGCCGCCGACCAGACGCCTTATCTGGAGGCGAAGGCCAAAAAAGCCAAAGATCCGGAGACCCCCGACGCCGAGATCGACGTGGCCAGTTTTCAGAAGACCTGGCGTGAACTCAAAGACACCCACGACTTCTTCGGCATGCTGCGCGAGTTCGGCGTGACCCGCACCCAGGCCCTGCGTCTTGCGCCCGAGGGCTACGCCCGCCAGGTCAGCAATGAGAGCGCCGTCAGCGTGTTGGAGAAGGCCCAGGCCCAGGAGCTCCCGATCATGGTGTTCGTGGGCAGCAAGGGCTGCATCCAGATCTACAGCGGCAAGGTCAACAAGCTGGTGCGCACCGGGGAGTGGTTCAACGTGCTCGACCCGGCGTTTAACCTGCACCTTAAAGACGGCGAGATTGCCCAGGCCTGGGTGGTCACCAAGCCCACCGTCGACGGCGATGTCACCGCGCTGGAAGTTTTTGATAAGGATGGCGAGGTGATCGCGCTCTTCTTCGGCGCGCGCAAGCCGGGGATTCCGGAGCTTGCGGCGTGGCGGGAGCTTGCGCACGCGCTTTAA
- a CDS encoding heme/hemin ABC transporter substrate-binding protein has protein sequence MSHDAANADLNFTKPTRVRRADRLLATLAMILVTACAASQLACDSGAAESGTEPTSEASAAATEGQSAEGEEAAADDALEAERLVVLGGPIAEIAFALGAGEQVVAADKSAEYPPEAASVASLDYYRMTSVEAVLSNRPDRVLASEGVGPAEVVDQLKGAGVDVVVFEEPTDVASARERILKVGEALGRTEEAEALVAELDAELEKAEAAASQVDEDLRAIFVYARGQGTLLIGGRGTSAATAIELAGANLVTEYDDFRPMSAEGLIAAAPDVVVMTEKGLKSLGGPEKVWELPGMSETPAAATRQVVAIDDLKLLGYGPRLGEAVSELSASFSNLERAEK, from the coding sequence ATGAGCCATGACGCGGCAAACGCCGACCTGAACTTTACGAAACCGACGCGCGTTCGCCGCGCCGACCGCCTTCTTGCGACGCTGGCGATGATCCTGGTGACGGCGTGCGCCGCCTCCCAGCTGGCCTGTGACTCCGGCGCTGCCGAGAGCGGCACCGAGCCCACCTCCGAGGCCAGCGCCGCAGCAACCGAGGGCCAGAGCGCCGAAGGTGAAGAGGCCGCCGCAGACGACGCCCTTGAGGCCGAGCGCCTGGTCGTGCTCGGTGGCCCCATCGCCGAGATCGCTTTCGCGCTGGGCGCTGGCGAGCAGGTGGTCGCTGCGGATAAGTCCGCCGAGTACCCGCCCGAGGCCGCTTCAGTGGCCTCGCTGGACTACTACCGCATGACCTCGGTGGAGGCCGTGCTCTCCAATCGCCCCGACCGCGTGCTGGCCTCCGAAGGCGTGGGACCGGCCGAGGTGGTCGACCAGCTTAAAGGCGCCGGCGTCGACGTTGTCGTCTTTGAAGAGCCCACCGACGTGGCCAGCGCGCGCGAGCGTATTTTGAAGGTCGGCGAAGCGCTGGGGCGCACGGAGGAGGCCGAGGCGCTGGTGGCCGAGCTCGACGCGGAGCTCGAGAAAGCCGAAGCCGCCGCCTCGCAGGTCGACGAAGACCTGCGCGCGATCTTTGTGTACGCCCGCGGTCAGGGCACGCTGCTCATCGGCGGCCGTGGCACCAGCGCGGCCACCGCCATTGAGCTTGCCGGCGCCAACCTTGTGACCGAATACGACGACTTTCGCCCGATGAGCGCCGAGGGGCTGATCGCCGCGGCGCCCGACGTGGTCGTGATGACCGAAAAGGGTCTGAAAAGCCTGGGCGGGCCCGAGAAAGTCTGGGAGCTGCCGGGTATGAGCGAGACGCCGGCTGCGGCCACGCGTCAGGTGGTGGCCATCGACGATCTCAAGCTGCTGGGCTACGGCCCGCGCCTGGGTGAGGCGGTCAGTGAGCTCAGCGCGAGCTTCTCCAACCTTGAGCGGGCGGAGAAGTAA
- a CDS encoding FecCD family ABC transporter permease, whose translation MSAAIPHSPELGTAPSARASERARRRTWALVGLGGALVLVGLISLGAGAVAIAPAEVWAALGALIFKTTSADAMHLAVVGSIRAPRVLFGALVGATLGVSGAALQGIFRNPLADPGLIGVSSGASLGVACAMMLGGSLTGFVAGAMIPAAGFLGGLIATMIVYRLATRGGRTDVATMLLAGIAINAFCGAGLGLLIYASSDTELRDFTLWTLGSLTTASWTTLAMATPVALVAIGLLLSQQRQLNAMLLGESEAFHLGIDANRVKKRVVALSALAVGASVGFAGMIGFVGLVVPHLLRLAGGADHRLVLPGSALLGAALLVGADALARTVAAPAELPIGVITSLIGAPFFLWLLTRRLKGGG comes from the coding sequence ATGAGTGCGGCGATCCCCCATAGCCCCGAGTTGGGCACAGCGCCCAGCGCGCGGGCCTCGGAGCGGGCGCGGCGCCGCACGTGGGCGCTGGTCGGCTTAGGCGGGGCGCTGGTGCTGGTGGGGCTTATCAGCCTGGGCGCCGGCGCGGTGGCGATTGCACCGGCAGAGGTGTGGGCGGCGCTCGGCGCGCTGATCTTCAAAACCACCTCGGCCGACGCGATGCACCTGGCGGTGGTGGGCTCGATCCGCGCGCCGCGCGTGCTCTTCGGCGCGCTGGTCGGCGCCACACTGGGGGTGAGCGGCGCGGCGTTGCAGGGGATCTTCCGCAACCCTCTGGCCGACCCGGGGCTCATCGGCGTCTCCAGCGGCGCCTCACTCGGCGTGGCCTGCGCGATGATGCTGGGGGGCTCGCTCACCGGATTTGTCGCCGGCGCGATGATCCCGGCCGCAGGTTTTTTAGGCGGGCTCATCGCCACGATGATCGTCTACCGCCTGGCCACCCGCGGGGGCCGCACCGACGTGGCGACGATGCTTTTGGCGGGCATCGCCATCAACGCCTTCTGCGGCGCGGGGCTGGGACTTTTGATCTATGCGTCGAGCGACACCGAACTTCGCGACTTCACGTTGTGGACGCTCGGCAGTCTCACCACCGCCAGCTGGACGACGCTCGCCATGGCCACACCGGTGGCGCTCGTGGCGATCGGTCTGTTGCTCTCGCAGCAGCGCCAGCTCAACGCGATGCTTCTTGGCGAATCGGAGGCTTTTCATCTGGGCATCGACGCCAACCGCGTCAAAAAACGCGTGGTGGCGCTGAGCGCGCTGGCCGTCGGGGCGAGCGTGGGTTTTGCCGGCATGATCGGCTTTGTGGGCCTTGTGGTGCCGCACCTTCTTCGCCTGGCCGGCGGTGCCGACCACCGCCTGGTGCTCCCGGGCTCGGCGCTGCTCGGCGCAGCCCTCCTTGTGGGCGCCGACGCGCTGGCCCGCACCGTGGCCGCGCCGGCCGAACTGCCCATCGGCGTCATCACCTCCCTCATCGGAGCGCCTTTCTTCCTCTGGCTCCTGACTCGCCGGCTCAAAGGGGGGGGTTGA
- a CDS encoding PhnA domain-containing protein, producing MTDARLTHDLVDRSGNICELCGAHHELAPFGVAPFEAESAKHAALLCAGCRTQISGEDAELDPTHWFCLQEAIWSPVAPVQVLSYRLLHRLAPRATWAADLLAQAYLPDEVLSWAEEGIHTAEDDTPRTLDSNGTELNEGDSVTLIKDLDVKGTSFVAKRGTLVKGIHLTDNPEHVEGRVNGTVIVLKTMFLKRA from the coding sequence ATGACCGACGCCCGACTGACACACGACCTGGTAGACCGTTCCGGGAACATCTGCGAGCTCTGCGGCGCCCACCACGAGCTTGCCCCCTTCGGAGTGGCCCCCTTCGAGGCCGAGAGCGCCAAACACGCCGCCCTGCTCTGCGCCGGCTGCCGCACCCAGATCAGCGGCGAGGACGCCGAACTCGATCCGACCCACTGGTTCTGCCTGCAGGAGGCCATCTGGAGCCCCGTGGCCCCGGTGCAGGTTTTGAGCTACCGACTGCTGCATCGGCTGGCCCCCCGCGCCACCTGGGCGGCCGACCTGCTGGCCCAGGCCTACCTCCCCGACGAGGTCTTAAGCTGGGCCGAGGAGGGCATCCACACAGCCGAGGACGACACCCCGCGCACCCTCGACAGCAACGGCACCGAGCTCAACGAGGGCGACTCCGTCACACTGATCAAAGACCTCGACGTCAAGGGCACCTCCTTTGTGGCCAAGCGCGGAACCCTGGTCAAAGGCATCCATCTCACCGACAACCCCGAGCACGTGGAGGGGCGGGTGAATGGAACGGTGATCGTGCTCAAGACGATGTTTTTGAAGAGAGCCTGA
- a CDS encoding heme ABC transporter ATP-binding protein — MSELRATNLSVRLGGETIVEEINLGVRPGEFLAVVGPSGAGKSTLLGALSGELKGESGAVMLDEREMKRWRLDLLARKRALLPQSPALTFPFPVIDVVLMGRQPLNGGRVSRVDEVIARDCLRLVGIEHLAERAYTTLSGGERQRVHFARVLAQVGPERDDARYLLLDEPTSQLDVAHAFSALRVAREFCELGVGVICVLHDLNLAARFADTIALMAQGRLQAIGAPQHVLTTDLLATHFGVDADIVDHPLTGALQVVVLGDRLSQTTTEATPC, encoded by the coding sequence ATGAGTGAACTTCGCGCCACAAACCTGAGCGTGCGCCTGGGCGGCGAAACGATCGTCGAGGAGATCAACTTAGGGGTGCGCCCCGGTGAATTTCTGGCGGTGGTGGGGCCCAGCGGGGCGGGAAAATCCACGCTTCTGGGCGCGCTCTCTGGCGAGCTGAAAGGGGAGAGCGGCGCCGTGATGCTCGATGAGCGGGAGATGAAACGCTGGCGGCTGGACCTGCTTGCCAGAAAACGCGCGCTCCTGCCGCAGTCGCCGGCGCTGACTTTTCCTTTTCCGGTGATCGACGTGGTGCTGATGGGGCGCCAGCCCCTTAACGGCGGGCGCGTCAGCCGCGTCGACGAGGTCATCGCGCGCGACTGCCTGCGCCTGGTGGGCATCGAGCATCTGGCCGAGCGGGCCTACACCACGCTCTCGGGCGGGGAGCGCCAGCGGGTGCATTTTGCCCGGGTGCTTGCCCAGGTCGGCCCGGAGCGCGACGACGCCCGCTACCTCTTACTCGACGAGCCCACCTCCCAGCTCGATGTCGCCCACGCCTTCTCGGCGCTGCGGGTGGCCCGGGAGTTCTGTGAGCTGGGCGTGGGCGTGATCTGCGTGCTGCACGATCTCAACCTGGCCGCCCGCTTCGCCGACACCATCGCGCTGATGGCCCAGGGGCGGCTTCAGGCCATCGGCGCCCCGCAACACGTTTTAACGACCGACTTACTCGCAACCCATTTCGGGGTCGACGCCGACATCGTCGACCACCCCCTCACGGGCGCCCTTCAGGTGGTCGTGCTCGGGGACCGACTTTCTCAAACCACCACGGAGGCGACACCATGCTGA